Within the Acinonyx jubatus isolate Ajub_Pintada_27869175 chromosome E4, VMU_Ajub_asm_v1.0, whole genome shotgun sequence genome, the region TACCAACTCTGTCAGGGAGCACGAGGGGGGCATCTGGCTCTGAGCCTATGGTTCTCGCTCCTGTAAACTAACAGGAAAAGCCAAGCACGGGGATAGGCTGTAAGCGGACGGCTGACAGCTGACAGAAAAGCAGATCAAACAGTCATGTGACATGGCGACCAGGGTCTTTTGCAGGAGAGACGCTCGTTAAAATATCACGTGAGCGGATTTTTCCTCATCTATTCCGCAGAAGGCAAAAAGTTTGGTTGTTACATGTCGGTCGCTCTCAGGACGGCACTGAGGCAGGCCTGTCCCCAGTACATGAACCTGCCTTTGGTGCACTGGACTCACCCACTCGGTTATCCCAGCGCATGCACGCctatgtgtggtgtatgtgtgtgcgtgatGTATATACCCCCGTATATGGTGGGTGTGCACAGGTGGGTGTGTACAGAGGCTGGGGTACGTGCATCCACTTGTGCACAGTCTCCAATCCAAGGCTACTCAACGCGACAGCGTTTGTAGAGACAAGAAAAACGAACTGTCCGTCACACGTGGAGAGAACTCCAGTCCACGAGGGGACGTGTGCAACGTTAAATGAGATCCTTCCATGTGTACGGACTCTTCACACGGCTAACCCGAGGCTGCCCTCAGTCCCTGCCAATGGCCGTCTCCACAGTGCAGCCCCCAACACGGCACTGGGGTTGTCACAGCAGCGAGAGAAAGGGTGTGAGCCAGACGGACGTCTCACTCCTGTGAGACCTGCTGTCGCTGAGTGACGGCCATCACTTTAGCTGAGCTCCACTCCAGAGCAAGTCACAGGGCGTGGCCCCCACTCCAGGGCCGGGGCTCCCACAGCGTGTGGGCAGCCACGGTGGAAGCTGCCTCCTACGCTGGGCACTTGGCATCGGCCCAGAGGTGCTCGGGGCTCTCGATCCGTGATGTTGTCACGTCCAGACTCTCAGAGTTAGGCGGCGAGGACACTGCGGGACAGCAGGTCAGGACCGGGTTCAAGGGGACGCCCCACTAGGACCAGGACCTGATTCCAGCATGACTCCAAATTCTTGCTCTGTCCCGCCTCTCGGAGTCAAGGGAGTCTAGTGGGAGTCTACTCATGAGCACCATGGGTTCTAGGGTTTTCTCCTTATTCTCAATGACCAAACACTCACCGTGTCTGTTTCCAAAGCCCTAGGCACCTTCAGCACTGTGGTCAATGGTTCTGGAACTCTTGGATCTCAAGTGGAGGATTTTGGAAACATAGTTTCTCTGAAGGGAACTCAAGGTGGTTCTGTGCCATTTCATGTGACCAGACGTCCAGAATTAGCTCCAGAAGTCAAGCTGGAGAAGATTTCTTGGGCCATTAAATCTGGAAGAAACTACACGATCATGCTGCACGTGTCTCCTGGGGAAGATGTTCCAAAATGGGTCAACTTCGAGGACAAGTTCGAGAAGAGGGTCCATGTGCTCAACACCACGACCCTGAGGATTGACAACCTGACCCTTGAGGACAGTGGGCAGTACTGGGCTCGAGTCTCCTTAACCGGAGGAAGAGAAACGAACCGGTATTTCCACCTCACTGTCTACGGTAGGTGGTGGCTCCTCCCCCAATACATACTTACCCACTTCTTTTGTCCCTGGGAGTGTCCCTGGCCCCCTCGCAGGACCCCTTCCAGACCCCAGACCTGAGGCTCTGGCTTCTCCCTTGAAACTGGACGCAGTGTGTTCACCACAAGTCGAGGCAGAGCTGAGATCACGCCTGAGGCTTCACACAGTGGCTCCCGTCCTCATAGCCACTCGCTGTATATTTAGGTCAAGTCtgtcttatctgtaaagtggattCACCATCCTTGCGGGGAGGATGCCAGGGCGACAGTGAGATTCCACCTGAGAAAGCATGAGGCGTGATGCTTCCCACTCACCTGACCCCGTGTCCTCTTGTCCCTCGGGCTCCAGAGCCCGTGCCCCACCCCCAGATCCTGGCCAAGACTCCATCCGTCACACCAGAC harbors:
- the LOC106988850 gene encoding uncharacterized protein LOC106988850 isoform X3, which encodes MGAHSEDPQLCWASRLLGFSSLVLTLGTFSTVVNGSGTLGSQVEDFGNIVSLKGTQGGSVPFHVTRRPELAPEVKLEKISWAIKSGRNYTIMLHVSPGEDVPKWVNFEDKFEKRVHVLNTTTLRIDNLTLEDSGQYWARVSLTGGRETNRYFHLTVYEPVPHPQILAKTPSVTPDWCSVTLECHAPGTREDVNVSWESKGFPRELEQRGVPGPAPNPWTVALKLPLSQPSPSITCVVSNPGDRKTATRDLGEVCAHGFGGTTSRTGDTAHDSLQ